Proteins from a single region of Psychrobacter cryohalolentis K5:
- a CDS encoding ABC transporter permease, translating to MPLFSNHATNIDNANSDKSISSVPSRWQQKVNGDLNSKSRHAKIAPWLINTASFVIMGMLVLLSLSIGVADFSWSGVFHSLANHSANLDSSLMLVSRLPRTIAIILTGIAMAVAGMIIQVVLKNRFVEPSMVGATQSAALGLLVVSLFFPASALIIKMSVATIAAVFGMMLFMLLIHRIPPTDFLMIPLIGIVFGGIIDAITTFIAYQTETLQMLSVWQFGDFSSVLSGRYELLWLTGVLCIIAYIIADKLTIIGLGDNIALNLGISKRHVTWIGVGMVAMMSAVVVVTVGMIPFIGLVVPNIVSRIMGDKLRRSLPAVALLGASAVLLCDIIGRSIRYPFEIPVATVFGVVGTVVFLWILLRAPAES from the coding sequence ATGCCCCTATTTTCTAATCACGCTACTAATATTGATAACGCTAATAGTGATAAATCTATATCTTCTGTACCCTCAAGATGGCAGCAGAAGGTAAATGGTGATTTAAACTCTAAATCACGCCACGCAAAAATAGCACCTTGGTTAATCAATACCGCAAGCTTTGTCATCATGGGAATGTTGGTATTGCTAAGTTTATCTATTGGAGTTGCTGACTTTTCATGGTCAGGTGTTTTTCATAGCCTCGCCAATCATAGTGCCAACTTAGACAGCTCACTGATGCTGGTCAGCCGCTTACCGCGGACGATTGCTATTATTTTGACCGGTATTGCCATGGCAGTGGCTGGGATGATTATTCAAGTGGTACTCAAGAATCGCTTTGTAGAGCCGTCTATGGTCGGCGCAACTCAAAGCGCTGCCCTTGGCTTATTGGTGGTGAGTCTGTTCTTTCCGGCCAGCGCGCTAATTATAAAGATGAGTGTGGCAACCATTGCGGCAGTATTTGGCATGATGCTCTTTATGCTGCTGATTCATCGTATTCCGCCGACAGATTTCTTGATGATTCCGTTGATTGGTATTGTCTTTGGCGGGATTATTGATGCTATTACTACCTTTATTGCCTATCAAACGGAAACGTTACAGATGCTCAGCGTTTGGCAATTTGGTGACTTCTCAAGCGTGTTGTCAGGACGGTATGAGCTGTTATGGTTGACTGGTGTGCTATGTATTATCGCCTATATTATCGCCGATAAGCTGACCATTATTGGCTTGGGCGATAATATTGCTTTAAATTTGGGTATCAGTAAGCGTCATGTGACGTGGATTGGCGTTGGTATGGTCGCCATGATGAGTGCCGTGGTCGTCGTGACAGTTGGCATGATTCCTTTTATTGGTTTGGTCGTGCCAAATATCGTCAGTCGCATTATGGGCGATAAGCTCAGGCGCAGCTTGCCAGCGGTCGCGTTATTGGGCGCTTCAGCGGTATTGCTTTGCGATATTATCGGGCGCTCGATTCGCTATCCGTTCGAGATTCCGGTAGCGACCGTCTTTGGTGTGGTCGGAACGGTGGTGTTTTTATGGATCTTATTACGTGCGCCTGCTGAGTCCTAA
- a CDS encoding iron chelate uptake ABC transporter family permease subunit, whose translation MFLPSASSGQTTDATIDSAKSATANLNPLAKFWAKLGLAISQQPKSVAALVLLISAILFLTVNVHGHWDFALPLRGKKLLALMVVGYAIGVSTLLFQTLTHNPILTPSLLGFDSLYVLLQSLLVFFLGAISFTSLHPMAKFSLEIVLMFGASLLLFKLLFSKSSQDLTRLILVGVIFGVLFRSLSALIARLINPDDFVVVQSASYAQFNTVNPQLLVISLFICVVSALFIWRWRYQCDVLMLGKAQATNLGINYQRLAFGLLTVIAVLVATATALVGPVTFFGLLVCALTNRLARHMYHSERLILVSLVAMICLVIGQTLFEQVLGMAGVLSVVIELAGGLVFLALIFMSQRRSN comes from the coding sequence ATGTTTTTACCTTCTGCCTCGTCTGGTCAAACGACTGATGCTACTATTGATAGTGCTAAGAGTGCTACCGCCAACCTGAACCCATTAGCAAAATTCTGGGCAAAGCTAGGGTTAGCTATCAGTCAACAGCCTAAATCTGTTGCGGCTCTTGTTTTATTAATCTCCGCCATTTTATTTTTAACCGTCAATGTCCATGGGCATTGGGATTTTGCCCTGCCACTACGGGGTAAAAAACTATTGGCGCTGATGGTGGTCGGCTATGCAATTGGCGTCTCTACTCTGCTTTTCCAGACTTTAACCCATAACCCTATCCTCACGCCCTCATTATTGGGCTTTGACTCACTTTATGTGCTATTGCAAAGTCTATTGGTATTTTTCTTAGGGGCGATTAGCTTCACCAGTCTTCATCCGATGGCCAAATTTTCGCTTGAGATTGTATTGATGTTTGGCGCGTCGTTATTACTGTTTAAATTACTGTTTTCCAAAAGCAGTCAGGATTTAACGCGGCTGATATTGGTAGGGGTTATTTTTGGAGTCTTGTTTCGCAGCTTATCAGCCCTGATTGCGCGACTGATTAATCCAGATGATTTTGTGGTGGTGCAATCGGCAAGTTACGCGCAGTTTAATACGGTCAATCCGCAGCTATTAGTCATCAGTCTATTTATTTGTGTCGTAAGTGCGCTATTTATTTGGCGCTGGCGGTATCAATGTGATGTGCTGATGTTGGGTAAAGCGCAGGCAACTAATCTCGGTATTAACTATCAACGTTTGGCATTTGGGCTATTAACCGTCATCGCGGTATTGGTCGCTACAGCTACGGCGTTGGTCGGTCCAGTGACCTTTTTTGGCTTATTGGTCTGCGCTCTAACCAATCGACTGGCGCGCCATATGTATCATAGCGAACGGCTCATTTTAGTGAGTTTAGTAGCGATGATTTGCTTGGTAATTGGTCAAACGCTCTTTGAACAAGTGCTCGGTATGGCAGGCGTATTATCAGTCGTTATTGAGCTGGCAGGCGGCTTGGTATTTCTAGCATTGATATTTATGAGCCAGCGGCGCTCGAACTAA
- a CDS encoding ATP-binding cassette domain-containing protein — translation MIKITGVSHHIGKQQILHDINLLLPPSQVIALIGPNGAGKSTLFSVMARLQSLQSGQVSFAVDNEERDIVQCDARTLATTVAMLSQDNQVQGRLRVHELLMFGRYPYHQGRPTASDQKQVAEIIERFELEPLAERFLSALSGGQRQRVLIAMIVCQDTPYLLLDEPLNNLDMYHSGRLMRELRELSHSQQKTVVIVLHDINQAAQFADTVVTMKDGQVQAIGCPVDVITQQTMKDLYNVDVTVLNHQGRPVIVDAA, via the coding sequence ATGATAAAAATAACGGGTGTATCGCATCATATTGGCAAGCAGCAGATTTTGCATGATATCAACTTATTATTGCCACCGTCACAAGTCATCGCTTTAATTGGTCCCAATGGTGCCGGTAAATCGACGTTATTTTCGGTGATGGCGCGGTTGCAATCCTTGCAAAGCGGACAGGTTAGCTTTGCTGTAGATAATGAGGAACGTGATATTGTTCAATGCGATGCGCGTACCCTTGCGACAACGGTAGCAATGCTCAGTCAAGACAATCAAGTACAAGGGCGGCTGCGGGTACATGAATTACTGATGTTTGGGCGCTATCCGTATCATCAAGGACGACCTACGGCAAGCGATCAGAAACAAGTGGCTGAGATTATCGAACGCTTTGAGCTAGAGCCATTAGCTGAGCGTTTTTTATCTGCCTTATCGGGTGGACAGCGGCAACGGGTGCTGATTGCGATGATTGTTTGCCAAGATACACCGTATTTATTGCTTGATGAGCCGCTAAATAATCTCGATATGTATCATTCCGGACGCTTGATGCGTGAGCTGCGTGAGTTAAGTCATAGCCAGCAAAAAACCGTGGTCATTGTCCTTCATGACATCAATCAAGCCGCCCAGTTCGCTGATACGGTGGTGACCATGAAGGACGGTCAAGTACAAGCTATTGGATGTCCGGTCGATGTCATTACCCAACAAACCATGAAAGATCTCTATAACGTTGATGTGACGGTACTTAATCATCAAGGTCGTCCGGTAATCGTGGATGCGGCTTAA
- a CDS encoding PepSY-associated TM helix domain-containing protein, with protein MISFNPRQTCLWIHRYTGLVMAAFLLMAGITGALLAFHDELDAVFNQRLAVVEKAQTPPLSIATLHDKVISHYPEYSFSTMPVAIEPNRAVVFAVDKYKGDVKVEPAPLFQEVYINPYTADIIGARDKDEWAWRNTMWKVFWLHRELLLGDIGKLVLGIIALVWTINCFIGFYLTFPRAVKKNQVPPQYPAKKRASLLKRWLPAWKIRTKTNTFKLNYDAHHAFGLWLWLMLFVIAWSSVGFNLQQIYKPVMQAVVGLDGNKGKSNKTDKSSAPVSTEMITINVVNKANSVNYLSKQANIAAQENGLTVQQLLGIRWVEEDKQWQMRFKTNQDIGKKSGASSITVNARDGSVEKINFAYQNASFGHKADQWLSTLHMGHISHGVGHLAYQIFLALIGLAVAVLSGTGVYLWWKGRQQRLKSLRKLR; from the coding sequence ATGATTTCATTTAACCCACGCCAAACTTGCCTATGGATTCACCGTTATACTGGACTTGTGATGGCCGCTTTTTTACTCATGGCTGGTATAACGGGCGCACTATTGGCATTTCACGATGAGCTGGACGCGGTATTTAATCAGCGTTTGGCGGTTGTTGAGAAAGCGCAGACACCGCCATTGTCTATCGCCACCTTGCATGACAAGGTGATTAGCCACTATCCAGAATACAGTTTTTCGACCATGCCAGTAGCAATCGAGCCTAACCGCGCCGTCGTCTTTGCGGTTGATAAATATAAAGGCGATGTAAAGGTAGAACCTGCGCCTTTATTTCAAGAGGTTTATATCAATCCCTATACTGCGGATATCATTGGGGCACGTGATAAAGACGAGTGGGCATGGCGCAATACCATGTGGAAGGTGTTCTGGCTGCATCGTGAGTTATTGCTTGGTGATATCGGCAAGCTGGTACTGGGTATTATTGCGCTTGTTTGGACGATTAATTGTTTTATTGGATTTTATTTGACCTTTCCAAGAGCGGTTAAAAAGAATCAGGTACCGCCCCAATATCCTGCTAAAAAACGGGCGTCTTTATTAAAACGCTGGCTGCCTGCGTGGAAAATCCGCACCAAAACCAATACCTTTAAGCTTAATTATGATGCGCATCATGCGTTTGGTTTATGGTTGTGGCTGATGCTGTTTGTGATTGCATGGTCAAGTGTGGGGTTTAATTTGCAGCAGATCTATAAGCCAGTGATGCAAGCGGTGGTCGGTCTTGACGGCAACAAAGGCAAATCAAATAAAACAGATAAATCTAGCGCGCCAGTTAGCACTGAAATGATCACCATTAATGTTGTTAATAAAGCCAATAGTGTCAATTATTTAAGCAAGCAAGCGAATATTGCCGCGCAAGAAAACGGACTGACCGTGCAGCAATTATTGGGTATTCGCTGGGTTGAGGAAGATAAGCAGTGGCAGATGCGCTTTAAAACCAATCAAGACATCGGCAAGAAAAGTGGCGCGTCTTCAATTACAGTCAATGCAAGAGATGGTAGCGTTGAGAAAATAAATTTTGCTTATCAAAACGCCTCATTTGGTCATAAAGCTGACCAATGGCTATCCACCTTACATATGGGACATATCAGTCATGGTGTCGGTCATTTAGCATATCAAATATTCTTGGCATTGATTGGACTAGCCGTTGCTGTCTTGTCTGGTACTGGGGTATATTTGTGGTGGAAAGGTCGACAGCAACGCTTAAAATCTTTGCGAAAGCTGAGATAA